Proteins from a single region of Aureibacter tunicatorum:
- a CDS encoding M43 family zinc metalloprotease, producing the protein MIKKLHRLWVVLMALLAFNANAQIIDRAPNPCRAEDHVHEQRSSSRQMADEAPWYPQEGKFIIPVVFHVFGNDFDGLTLSVDKVEDALVATNEDFQGLRADFQTVAAAFQNIKEGMNVEFRLAKLDPEGNPTTGVTYHPEMSGFGNGSGYDAEIQKVAWDNAKYMNVYIMHDLYNDGDTYNSGVAWLPDMGMTEANIARVVHNGKYVGSNTNENFRSVLTHEFGHFLGLRHTFNGGCSEFNNDDGVEDTPKQDDTSKNMYRNTGSYINCNGKEVNRHNFMDYSDNYAMFTRGQVGRMTGSSFGLRHPARITLWQQQNLEDTGVADDFNLGPHVTYETSLFEEKFINNGEIESSIAISAQENAQFAITGDLQEGVHYSITNVPAGLTANINVISSTQASISLQGIATSHTVADNVSDMTLTFLDAAFVGGVAGLYNPSNSSLSVSFNDPYTSYCIPSTQYGAFYSHIVSVQMNNITSTSGNTEYSDYTDTYATSARPGETVPVTIITNKGSSGDNDQNYIRVWADWNGNFVYESDELITTHNYVIGNVVDADGNFTYQLNLNVPDDAVEGKIGVRVMVHYFENGSTDGQEPCANYETGEVEDYGLNIIPKDAPFEANFTFGPKEVIFADPVSFSDLSTTPEGVTITKWEWSFPGGEPANFEGQVPPPVYYSEVGTYDATLKVTNSNGEVKEITKEDEIIVKFEYCEPYVRYGGYTGITNVSIGEINNETDRYAGSNNYFDAQETVVNTGESYPLTITLNKGASGDVDSNRIQIWIDWNYNSAYDDDELIDSHVYKVGDSDAEGNYTFSTNIAVPFDARIEKVGMRILVHYVQNSEGDTACGTIDSGESEDYGLVIQKGDKQALVDFKADDIAPVINTPIYFTDLTSVSNANLSITNWSWTFDGGQPASASGQTPPAVRYAEPGEYNVSLEVTLSDGTIEKVEKSAYVNAQYKLCDIEGEIWDFLHVTKVEFGSVSNTSESTNINKNYMDTHNMNIRTGETIDMTVVTNTGKSWDNEAYLLRVWADWNYNASLDQGELVATKNITAAGKGIEATHNFSFTVPDNAATGKTIALRVMTSGTRNAPVGGECGQFHSGEAEDYGLNILDQSASIIPDFTVDYANPVVDTEVTFQNLTAFYNGVTGAEFEWTFEGGEPASYIGETPPDVKYNATGLYDVTLKVTGSNGEVQTISKSNMIQVKNYELCTPTSAYWGYGHIGNVKVGDIDFSNGNTNVHNDLMTSQNTDINPGETLKLTITANTGDSGDGDNIRIIAWADWNYNGEFEANEIVAQQDFASQAKNADEVVEVDITAPEDAAAGRTVALRVVVHYLESATIDACQDLDSGEVEDYGLNIIDEDAILSIDSLNSTISVYPNPTNGLLNISQQVEKAVVYSTLGQKMLEVENTGNLDLNGMESGVYLLQLSTESSTSTLRVVLK; encoded by the coding sequence ATGATCAAAAAACTACACAGGTTATGGGTTGTTTTGATGGCATTATTGGCTTTCAATGCAAATGCCCAGATTATCGACAGGGCTCCAAACCCTTGTCGAGCAGAGGATCATGTGCATGAACAACGTTCTAGTTCTCGCCAAATGGCAGATGAGGCACCATGGTATCCTCAAGAAGGAAAATTTATAATTCCAGTTGTATTTCATGTATTTGGAAATGATTTTGACGGCTTGACATTAAGCGTTGACAAAGTAGAAGATGCTTTGGTTGCGACTAATGAAGATTTTCAAGGCTTGAGAGCTGATTTCCAAACGGTAGCCGCGGCTTTTCAGAATATCAAAGAAGGTATGAATGTTGAGTTTCGATTGGCTAAGCTTGATCCTGAAGGAAATCCAACGACAGGAGTGACATATCACCCTGAAATGTCAGGTTTTGGTAACGGCAGCGGATATGATGCTGAAATTCAAAAAGTAGCTTGGGATAATGCCAAATATATGAATGTATACATCATGCATGATTTGTACAATGATGGAGATACATATAATTCAGGTGTTGCTTGGTTGCCGGATATGGGAATGACAGAGGCTAATATCGCCAGAGTGGTTCACAACGGGAAATATGTTGGATCTAATACCAATGAAAATTTCAGATCTGTTTTAACGCATGAGTTTGGCCATTTTTTAGGATTGAGACATACTTTCAACGGAGGATGTTCGGAATTCAATAATGATGACGGAGTTGAGGATACGCCAAAGCAAGATGACACTTCTAAAAACATGTATAGAAATACAGGAAGCTATATCAATTGTAACGGGAAAGAAGTCAACAGACATAATTTTATGGACTATTCTGATAACTATGCGATGTTTACGCGTGGACAAGTTGGAAGAATGACAGGTAGCAGTTTTGGGTTAAGACACCCCGCTAGAATTACTTTATGGCAACAACAGAATCTGGAAGACACAGGTGTAGCAGATGATTTCAATTTGGGCCCTCATGTGACTTATGAAACTAGTTTGTTTGAGGAGAAGTTTATCAATAATGGAGAAATTGAATCATCTATAGCTATTAGCGCTCAAGAAAATGCTCAGTTTGCCATAACAGGCGATTTGCAAGAAGGAGTACACTATAGCATTACCAATGTTCCTGCGGGCTTAACGGCAAATATCAACGTGATTTCTTCAACTCAAGCGAGTATTAGTCTGCAAGGAATAGCGACTAGCCATACAGTTGCTGATAATGTGAGTGATATGACGTTGACATTTTTAGATGCCGCATTTGTTGGAGGAGTGGCTGGTCTTTACAATCCTTCAAATAGCAGTCTTTCAGTATCTTTCAATGATCCATATACATCTTATTGTATACCTTCTACTCAATATGGAGCATTCTATAGCCATATAGTGAGTGTGCAAATGAATAATATTACTTCCACTTCTGGAAATACTGAGTATAGCGATTATACTGATACATATGCTACAAGTGCTCGACCGGGAGAAACAGTTCCTGTGACAATTATTACAAATAAAGGATCTTCAGGTGATAATGACCAGAATTATATAAGAGTTTGGGCGGATTGGAATGGAAACTTTGTGTATGAGAGTGATGAATTGATTACAACCCATAACTATGTAATAGGCAATGTTGTTGATGCTGATGGGAATTTCACTTACCAATTGAATTTGAATGTGCCGGATGATGCTGTGGAAGGAAAAATAGGAGTTCGTGTAATGGTGCATTACTTTGAGAATGGAAGCACTGATGGACAAGAACCTTGCGCTAATTACGAAACAGGAGAAGTTGAGGATTATGGATTGAATATAATTCCTAAAGATGCTCCTTTTGAAGCTAATTTTACGTTTGGACCTAAAGAAGTCATTTTTGCGGACCCAGTTAGTTTCTCAGACTTGAGTACGACTCCTGAAGGAGTGACTATTACTAAATGGGAATGGTCTTTCCCTGGTGGCGAGCCTGCAAATTTTGAAGGTCAAGTGCCTCCTCCTGTTTACTATAGTGAGGTAGGAACTTATGACGCTACTCTGAAAGTGACAAATAGCAACGGAGAGGTCAAAGAGATTACGAAAGAAGATGAGATTATTGTTAAGTTCGAATACTGTGAGCCATATGTTAGGTATGGAGGCTATACTGGTATCACTAATGTAAGTATTGGAGAAATAAATAATGAAACAGACAGATATGCTGGATCTAATAATTACTTCGATGCTCAAGAGACAGTAGTTAATACGGGAGAAAGCTATCCATTGACAATAACTTTGAATAAAGGCGCGTCAGGAGATGTAGATAGTAATAGGATTCAGATTTGGATCGATTGGAATTATAATAGCGCTTACGATGATGATGAGTTGATTGACAGCCATGTGTATAAAGTAGGAGATTCTGATGCTGAAGGCAATTACACATTTTCGACGAACATAGCTGTTCCATTTGATGCTAGGATAGAAAAAGTTGGTATGCGTATCTTGGTGCATTATGTGCAAAATAGTGAAGGGGATACTGCTTGTGGCACAATTGATAGTGGCGAAAGCGAAGATTACGGATTGGTGATTCAGAAAGGAGACAAGCAAGCATTGGTTGACTTTAAGGCTGATGACATTGCTCCTGTGATTAATACACCGATTTACTTTACAGATTTGACGAGTGTTTCAAATGCAAATTTGAGCATAACTAATTGGAGCTGGACATTTGATGGCGGACAGCCAGCATCGGCTTCAGGACAAACGCCTCCAGCTGTTAGATATGCAGAACCTGGAGAGTATAACGTGTCTTTGGAAGTGACGCTTTCGGATGGCACAATAGAGAAAGTGGAAAAGTCGGCTTATGTTAATGCTCAATACAAGTTATGTGATATTGAAGGCGAAATTTGGGATTTCTTGCATGTTACTAAAGTGGAGTTTGGCTCAGTAAGCAATACATCTGAAAGCACTAATATCAATAAGAACTATATGGATACTCATAATATGAATATCCGAACAGGTGAAACTATTGATATGACGGTAGTGACCAATACTGGCAAATCATGGGATAATGAAGCTTACTTGTTGAGAGTATGGGCTGATTGGAATTATAATGCAAGCTTGGATCAAGGGGAATTAGTTGCGACAAAGAATATCACAGCTGCAGGAAAAGGCATCGAAGCAACGCATAATTTCTCTTTTACTGTTCCTGATAATGCTGCGACAGGAAAAACGATTGCCCTAAGAGTAATGACCAGCGGGACAAGAAATGCTCCTGTAGGAGGAGAATGCGGACAATTTCATTCAGGTGAAGCGGAAGATTATGGCTTGAATATTTTGGATCAATCGGCAAGCATAATTCCTGATTTTACTGTGGACTATGCTAATCCAGTAGTAGATACTGAGGTGACTTTCCAAAACTTGACCGCATTTTATAATGGAGTTACTGGAGCGGAGTTCGAATGGACTTTTGAAGGAGGGGAACCAGCTTCTTATATTGGAGAAACACCACCGGATGTGAAATATAATGCTACAGGATTGTATGACGTAACTTTAAAGGTGACTGGTTCGAATGGCGAAGTGCAGACGATTTCAAAGTCGAACATGATCCAAGTTAAAAACTATGAGTTATGCACGCCAACTTCAGCTTATTGGGGCTATGGACATATTGGAAATGTGAAGGTTGGAGATATTGATTTCAGCAATGGCAATACAAATGTCCATAATGATTTAATGACTAGTCAAAATACTGATATAAATCCTGGTGAAACGCTTAAACTTACGATTACCGCTAATACTGGTGATTCAGGAGATGGGGATAACATTAGAATCATCGCTTGGGCGGATTGGAATTACAATGGTGAATTTGAAGCGAATGAAATAGTTGCTCAACAGGATTTTGCCTCACAAGCTAAAAATGCTGATGAAGTTGTCGAGGTTGATATTACTGCTCCTGAAGATGCTGCTGCGGGAAGAACTGTCGCATTAAGAGTTGTTGTTCATTATTTGGAGTCCGCTACTATTGACGCTTGTCAAGATTTGGACAGTGGCGAAGTTGAAGATTATGGGCTGAATATCATAGATGAAGATGCTATTTTGAGCATTGATAGTTTAAACAGCACCATAAGTGTATATCCTAACCCAACAAACGGATTGTTGAATATTTCTCAGCAAGTTGAAAAGGCTGTGGTTTACTCTACTTTAGGTCAGAAAATGCTTGAAGTTGAGAATACTGGAAATTTAGATTTAAATGGTATGGAAAGCGGAGTTTACCTGCTTCAGCTAAGCACAGAGTCAAGTACTTCAACCTTAAGAGTTGTTTTAAAATAA
- a CDS encoding DUF4856 domain-containing protein produces MKKFLPYKFLYSALLIAGMISFTSCSDDENNDVDQGYDIPSTYNFDNVSFSGQTIRLDQVGKLTAEMKKGNEVGVEVSEQTLTDIYNEDVSGKKIQNKVQESFDIVINSYFPKLEAASMATEAGSEGVAGVVTSHNGEKSYLFDAEGIEYTQLIEKGLMGALMYHQATAVYFGDSKMNVDNETVEEGKGTEMQHHWDEALGYFSAKTENGVTVFDDSRYWAKYAKKTEVLKTSENIYNAFIKGRAAIGAKDYSTRDEQISIIRRNWEIVVAGTAVHYLNGAKDEISNGLDVDYALKNHQLSEAYAFILGLQFNPESRVSAGDANKIAALLGNDFYKTEAKDVQNAIDEITSLVDELKDVAAQL; encoded by the coding sequence ATGAAAAAGTTTTTACCATACAAGTTTTTATACTCAGCGCTTTTGATAGCAGGAATGATATCTTTTACTTCATGTTCTGATGATGAGAATAATGATGTTGATCAAGGATATGATATTCCCTCTACTTATAATTTTGACAATGTAAGCTTTTCTGGACAAACGATTAGATTGGATCAAGTAGGCAAGCTTACGGCTGAAATGAAAAAAGGTAATGAAGTAGGCGTTGAAGTTTCCGAACAGACATTGACGGATATTTATAATGAAGATGTAAGCGGGAAAAAAATTCAAAATAAAGTTCAGGAATCGTTCGATATAGTTATTAACAGTTATTTCCCTAAACTGGAAGCGGCTAGCATGGCAACTGAAGCTGGTTCCGAAGGCGTGGCAGGAGTAGTAACGTCTCATAATGGAGAAAAATCATACTTGTTTGATGCTGAAGGTATCGAGTACACTCAATTGATTGAAAAAGGCTTAATGGGCGCTTTAATGTATCACCAAGCAACAGCTGTTTATTTTGGTGATTCTAAAATGAATGTTGATAACGAAACAGTTGAAGAGGGTAAAGGTACTGAGATGCAGCATCACTGGGATGAGGCTTTAGGTTACTTTAGCGCTAAAACAGAGAATGGAGTTACGGTTTTTGATGATAGTCGTTATTGGGCAAAATATGCTAAGAAGACTGAAGTGTTGAAAACGTCGGAAAATATTTACAATGCTTTTATCAAAGGTAGAGCGGCTATTGGAGCAAAAGATTACTCGACAAGAGACGAGCAAATCTCAATCATCAGAAGAAATTGGGAGATTGTTGTGGCTGGAACAGCAGTTCATTACCTAAATGGCGCTAAAGATGAAATCAGCAATGGACTGGATGTTGATTATGCTTTGAAAAATCATCAATTGTCAGAAGCTTATGCATTTATCTTAGGCTTGCAATTCAATCCTGAGTCAAGAGTTTCTGCTGGAGACGCTAATAAAATAGCAGCATTGTTAGGAAATGATTTCTATAAAACAGAAGCTAAGGATGTTCAGAATGCAATCGATGAGATTACAAGCTTAGTTGATGAATTGAAAGATGTTGCTGCTCAATTGTAG
- a CDS encoding imelysin family protein — translation MNKLKYLIIAFLATAFFSCDTNEGSEGSDTDALQKSMIENVSENVILARYSSYKNTTEGLNDKIMSFAEAPSIASLNDLKSTFEQAYLEHQYNEFNIDPKKVINLSASINVYPANPENIEDNIQNEILKVEDVRTSEKGYPALEYLLYSDSEDKVVEAFVSNASRGDYLKNVSNDIVDKVQEAYMRWSPEGDNEAANFYSNNKGLSKFGALSMMTNGITQDYEWIKKYRVHKPLLIAQTGEEYKGEGHYSKLSVKLIKKHLEAYNDFMNGGGDADFEMGLYNYLDAIEAKVDDELMSAVIKSKIKTSEEEIAKLDDSKSMDENITMNSEQVWKVYDSLQSLVSILKVDMVRALGVQVDYQDSDGD, via the coding sequence ATGAATAAGTTGAAATATTTAATTATAGCTTTTTTAGCAACTGCATTTTTTTCTTGCGATACTAATGAAGGAAGTGAAGGTAGTGATACGGATGCATTGCAAAAGTCAATGATTGAGAATGTATCGGAGAATGTTATTTTAGCTAGGTATTCGTCATATAAGAATACAACTGAAGGCTTAAATGATAAGATCATGTCATTTGCAGAAGCTCCTAGCATTGCTTCTCTAAATGATTTGAAATCAACATTTGAGCAGGCATATTTAGAACATCAGTATAATGAGTTTAATATTGATCCTAAAAAGGTAATAAATCTATCTGCGAGTATTAATGTTTATCCTGCTAATCCTGAAAATATAGAGGATAATATTCAAAATGAAATTTTGAAGGTTGAAGATGTGCGAACTTCTGAAAAAGGATACCCAGCACTGGAATATTTGCTTTATTCAGATTCTGAAGATAAAGTAGTCGAGGCATTTGTTTCCAATGCTTCTAGAGGAGATTATCTTAAGAATGTATCTAATGATATTGTTGATAAAGTACAAGAAGCTTATATGCGTTGGTCTCCAGAGGGTGATAACGAAGCTGCTAATTTTTATTCTAATAATAAAGGTTTGAGCAAGTTTGGCGCATTAAGTATGATGACAAATGGCATCACTCAAGACTACGAATGGATAAAGAAATATAGAGTTCACAAGCCGCTATTGATTGCCCAGACAGGCGAGGAATATAAAGGTGAAGGACATTATAGTAAGCTTTCTGTGAAATTGATCAAGAAGCACTTGGAAGCTTATAATGACTTTATGAATGGCGGTGGCGATGCTGATTTTGAAATGGGTCTTTATAATTATTTGGATGCTATTGAGGCTAAAGTTGATGATGAATTGATGTCAGCTGTTATTAAGTCAAAAATAAAGACTTCTGAAGAAGAGATTGCCAAACTTGATGATAGTAAGTCAATGGATGAGAATATCACGATGAATAGTGAGCAAGTTTGGAAAGTTTACGATTCTCTTCAATCATTGGTTTCTATCTTGAAAGTTGATATGGTCAGAGCATTAGGTGTCCAGGTAGATTATCAAGACAGTGATGGAGATTGA
- a CDS encoding RNA polymerase sigma factor: MTGLEFSQCINKLSTSLKPFALRLTKDVEDANDLMQETVLKAFNNREKFTEGTNLKAWLYTIMKNTFITNYQRMVRRNTFIDTTDNLHYINSTSNTTENSAYTEFAMRDINTAISKLDENYRVPFMMHFRGFKYHEIADKLDIPIGTVKNRIHIARKDLKDMLKNYENKI, encoded by the coding sequence ATGACAGGATTAGAATTTAGTCAGTGCATTAACAAGCTTTCGACTTCTTTGAAGCCGTTTGCTTTGCGACTAACAAAAGATGTGGAAGACGCCAATGATTTAATGCAAGAAACTGTATTAAAGGCTTTTAACAACAGAGAGAAATTCACTGAAGGAACGAACCTGAAAGCTTGGCTTTACACTATCATGAAGAACACCTTCATCACCAATTATCAAAGAATGGTGAGAAGAAACACCTTCATTGATACGACTGATAACCTTCATTACATCAATTCCACCAGCAACACAACAGAAAATTCAGCTTACACGGAATTCGCAATGAGAGATATCAATACAGCGATATCAAAACTGGATGAAAACTATAGAGTTCCCTTCATGATGCACTTCAGAGGATTCAAATATCATGAAATAGCTGATAAACTTGATATTCCAATAGGAACCGTGAAAAACAGAATACACATTGCTAGAAAAGATCTAAAAGATATGCTGAAAAACTACGAAAATAAGATATAA
- a CDS encoding 3-hydroxyacyl-CoA dehydrogenase/enoyl-CoA hydratase family protein, whose translation MNRKIRKVAILGSGIMGSRIACHFANIGVEVLLLDICPSELNDSEISKSLSLDHPLVRNRIVNEALSKTLKSKPSPIYDQSFSKRITTGNFDDDMENIASCDWIIEAVIEDLKIKKLVFDKVELHRKAGTLISTNTSGIPIHMMTEGRSDDFNKHFAGTHFFNPPRYLPLLEIIPTKHTDSKVIDFYQHFGKRFLGKTTVLCKDTPAFIGNRIGIFTLLKTFESMQKFDLNIDEIDKLTGTIIGRPKSATFRTCDVVGFDTFAKVSDFLYHSLPNDESRNTFKMPDFCNKMIEKKWLGDKTKQGFYKKTKNEKGEKIILTLNLSNFEYESRQKVSFASLELAKNEDSLEKRIKQLISSKDKAGLFLKDMFFGLFKYVSHRLPEITESLYKIDDATKAGFGWELGPFQLWDALGVEKTTKYMEEAGYNPAPWVNEMIKKGIDSFYQINDGIKSYYNIEAGEQQKIPGIDNFIILKDLKGTNREVWSDSGTTLYDIGDGIVNLEFHTKMNTMGSEVIQGINKAIDDAERNYKGLVIANEGQNFSAGANLGLIFMHAIEQEFDEIDFMIRSFQKTMMRARYSSIPVVVAPHAMTLGGGCELTLHANAVQAAAETYIGLVEFGVGLIPAGGGTKEMALRISDAFHKGDVEYNQLQEVFMNIATAKVATSAHEAINQWILRECDGISVNRQLQIADAKAKALLLANQGFVQPHERKDVKVQGKGAMALFLTGIHGMKIGNYISEHDAKIAQKLAYVICGGDLSSPTLVSEQYLLDLEREAFLSLTGEKKTLERIQAILKGGKPLRN comes from the coding sequence ATGAATCGAAAAATCCGAAAAGTCGCCATTCTCGGCTCGGGTATAATGGGTTCTCGCATAGCATGCCACTTTGCAAACATTGGAGTGGAAGTGCTTTTGTTGGACATTTGCCCCTCAGAGTTGAATGATTCAGAAATATCCAAGTCATTAAGCCTCGACCATCCGCTTGTTCGCAATAGAATCGTCAACGAGGCTCTCTCCAAAACACTTAAATCAAAACCCTCGCCTATATACGATCAAAGTTTTTCAAAAAGAATCACAACTGGAAACTTCGATGACGACATGGAAAACATCGCTTCTTGCGACTGGATTATTGAAGCTGTCATAGAGGATTTAAAAATCAAAAAATTGGTGTTCGACAAAGTAGAATTGCATCGAAAAGCCGGAACTCTAATCTCAACCAATACTTCCGGCATTCCGATCCACATGATGACTGAAGGCAGAAGCGATGACTTTAACAAACACTTCGCTGGAACGCACTTTTTCAATCCACCACGCTATTTGCCACTATTAGAAATCATTCCAACAAAGCATACTGACAGCAAAGTCATTGACTTTTACCAACATTTTGGTAAGCGATTCTTAGGCAAAACCACTGTGCTATGCAAAGACACTCCCGCATTCATAGGCAATAGAATCGGTATTTTCACGCTCCTCAAAACTTTTGAGAGCATGCAAAAATTTGATTTGAATATCGATGAAATTGACAAACTGACAGGCACTATCATAGGCAGACCTAAATCCGCGACTTTTAGAACCTGCGATGTAGTTGGATTCGACACTTTCGCTAAAGTATCCGATTTTCTTTACCATTCCTTGCCAAACGATGAAAGCAGAAACACTTTCAAAATGCCTGATTTCTGCAACAAAATGATTGAGAAAAAATGGTTGGGAGACAAAACCAAGCAAGGGTTTTACAAAAAAACGAAAAACGAAAAAGGCGAAAAAATCATATTAACGCTCAATTTGAGCAATTTCGAATATGAAAGTCGACAAAAAGTGAGTTTTGCTTCATTGGAACTAGCGAAAAATGAGGACTCTCTTGAAAAAAGAATAAAGCAATTAATCTCTTCCAAAGACAAAGCAGGCTTGTTTCTCAAGGACATGTTCTTTGGCTTGTTCAAATATGTCAGCCACAGGCTCCCTGAGATCACTGAGTCATTATACAAGATAGATGACGCCACCAAAGCTGGTTTTGGATGGGAACTAGGTCCATTTCAGCTATGGGATGCATTAGGTGTGGAAAAAACCACAAAGTACATGGAAGAAGCTGGTTACAATCCTGCGCCATGGGTTAATGAAATGATAAAAAAAGGTATTGATTCCTTCTATCAAATAAATGATGGAATAAAATCATATTACAATATTGAAGCTGGAGAACAACAAAAGATTCCGGGCATCGACAATTTTATTATTCTCAAAGACCTTAAGGGCACTAATCGAGAAGTTTGGTCTGATTCAGGGACAACACTATATGACATTGGAGACGGCATCGTCAACTTGGAGTTCCACACCAAGATGAATACCATGGGAAGCGAAGTCATTCAAGGAATTAACAAAGCCATTGACGATGCTGAGCGTAACTATAAGGGACTTGTCATCGCAAACGAGGGCCAAAATTTTTCCGCTGGAGCTAATTTAGGTTTGATTTTCATGCATGCTATCGAACAAGAGTTTGATGAAATAGACTTTATGATTCGCAGCTTCCAAAAAACAATGATGCGAGCCAGATATTCTTCCATACCCGTAGTAGTCGCTCCACATGCGATGACTCTGGGAGGAGGTTGCGAGCTTACCTTGCATGCCAATGCTGTCCAAGCTGCCGCTGAAACATATATTGGCCTCGTGGAATTCGGCGTTGGACTCATCCCGGCTGGAGGAGGCACAAAGGAAATGGCTTTAAGAATATCCGATGCTTTTCACAAAGGAGATGTGGAATACAATCAGCTCCAAGAAGTATTTATGAATATAGCTACAGCTAAAGTCGCCACTTCTGCCCATGAAGCTATAAATCAATGGATACTAAGAGAGTGCGATGGTATTTCAGTGAACAGGCAATTGCAAATAGCAGATGCGAAAGCAAAAGCTCTGCTTCTAGCTAATCAGGGCTTTGTACAACCTCATGAAAGAAAAGATGTGAAAGTCCAAGGCAAAGGAGCCATGGCTTTGTTTCTCACAGGAATACATGGCATGAAAATCGGCAACTATATTTCCGAACACGATGCCAAGATCGCTCAAAAATTGGCTTATGTCATTTGCGGAGGAGACCTTTCAAGTCCTACTCTAGTCTCTGAGCAATATTTGCTGGATCTCGAAAGAGAAGCCTTCCTTTCTCTCACTGGAGAAAAGAAAACTTTGGAAAGAATCCAAGCAATTTTGAAAGGCGGCAAACCGCTTAGGAATTAA